The genomic interval GTCGTCGGAGAAGACGAAGACGTACCTGGTTCCGACGGTGATTTCGGGCAGTTGAACCTTACCCCCACCACGGTAGGCGCGCTGGCCGAGGTTACCCGCCGCCTGCTTATGCAGTCGAGCCTGGACGTTGAAGCCCTTATCCGCTTCGACCTGGCAAAGGCCGTGGGCCTGAAAATTGACCAGCTTGGCTTCTACGGTACCGGGGTGAATGAACCCCTGGGCATCAAGAATATTAGCGGCGTAAACGCTGTTCCGTTCGCCACCAGCGGCAAGCCTACCTTTGCCGAACTGGTGCAGATGGAAAGCGAAATTGCCGCCGATGATGCCGACGTGGACAACATGGCATACATCGTCAACGCCAAGACGCGCGGCCACGCCAAGACCACGCCCAAGTTCGCCAACACCGAGGCAACCATTTGGGAACCTGGCAACACCATCAACGGTTACAACGCTGGCGTTACCAACCAGGTAGCCGCGGCCGATGCGTTCTTCGGCAACTTCGCGGACCTTATTATCGGCATGTGGGGCGGTCTGGAACTGACCCTTGACCCCTACACCCATAGCGCAAAGGGCCGCCTGCGCATCGTGGCGATGCAGGATGTGGACATTGCGGCCCGCCGCGCCGAATCGTTCTGTGTGGGCACTACTGCTTAACGACAACGCACAACCGGGGCGGCCCCGCCGCCCCGTACCATAAGGGGTAGAACATGGCCCGCAAGACTGAAAAGACCATGACTATCAAGATTCTCGGGGAAAAGGGTACCGCCGTTCTCATTGACGGCGAAATGGTCATGCCTGATTCGGTTGTTACTGTTTCGCTTGATGTGGCGCGTAACCTCATCTATCGGGAACGCGCTGTAAAGGCTGACGAGGCGGACACTAAGGCCAAGAGTAAGTAATCATGGCTATGCAGGAAGACTTTACCGACTTCCTGGACATTGAAGAGTTCGCCGTAAAGGTGCAGGCAGAAAACCCTGCCCGCACCTTTGCGGCGATTTTCGATAACCAGGGAACGCTTACAACCATCGGCAGCGTGGAGCTTGAAACAACGGCCCCCACATTGACCTGCAGGTACAGCGATGTGCAAGACTTCGCACGCGGCGAAACGCTTTGCACCGTGCAAGGCAAGGTCTTTGACGTGGATCGGGTGGAACCGGACGGAACCGGAATGGCTATGGTCATACTGATACCATGAGCAAGCAGTACATGCAGATAAGCCTGGCGCAGATCGAAGCCATAGCGCGAGACTTTGCCGCCACGCAAAAGGATATTGAGGCCGCCGCCCGCCGTGCTGTCAGCAAGACAAGCCGATGGTGTGGCGGCCTGCTTGTCCGTATGGTGGCGCGGGAAAC from Desulfovibrio psychrotolerans carries:
- a CDS encoding head-tail joining protein, translated to MAMQEDFTDFLDIEEFAVKVQAENPARTFAAIFDNQGTLTTIGSVELETTAPTLTCRYSDVQDFARGETLCTVQGKVFDVDRVEPDGTGMAMVILIP